The DNA window GCTCAGCTCTTCTGTGTTGGTTGGTGGTAGCCTACCACAATTGGACCCCCCGCGGTTTTTGACGTTTTTTCGGAGCTGTCCCACTGGGGGGGCGCGGGGGGCTTGGTACCCAATTTCTACAATAAACCTCATCCAGCTCTTTCTGGGTATACTCGGTAATTTAAGGCAACCACGCCCCCCCCGACCCCGTCTTCGAAGTCCCGCCGCTACTTCCGGGCGGCTTCCCTTTTGAAGGGATTCTTCGCGAACCCCGTGATGATCCACGTTCCCGACTTCACATCCTTCTTCATCTTGATGAAGCCCTTCTTCTCGGCATCCTCGAGCAGTTCGCTGAACGTGTCGTAGCCGTAGTATCCCTCGTTGAATGTGGGCTTTTTGCGCTGCATCGTCTGCTTGATCATCGAGCCCCAGAGAATTTCCTTGTTCTCGCGCATCAATGCCTTGATCGACTCGAGCAGCAGTTCGAAGACCTCGTTCTCCTTGTCGTCGCCGCTTCCGACCTTCATCGTGTCCTGTTTGCCGCGCACCAGATCCTCGTAGAAGATGAACTCGTCGCAGTTGGCGATGAGCAGATCGCTCGAAGAATTCTTGACGCCGACTCCGATGACGAACTTGTTGTTTTCCTTCAGCTTCGAAACGAGGGGTGAGAAGTCGGAATCTCCCGACACGATGACGAAAACGTCGATGTGTTCCTTCGACCACGCCATGTCCATCGCATCGACGGCCATCCGGATGTCGGCGGAGTTTTTTCCGGAATAGGCTCGGGCGGGGATCTCGATCATCTCGATCGCGGCTTCGTGAATGGGTCGCTTGTACTCCTGGTAGCGCTCCCAGTCACAGTACGCCTTCTTGACGATGAGTTTTCCCTTTTCGAGGATGCGCTCGAGGACGAGGTCGATCTCGAACTTCTTGTGTTTGGCGTCGCGGACTCCGAGAGCGATGTTCTCGAAGTCCATGAATAGTGCAATTTTTGCTTCGTCGTTCATTGGGTTTCATGTCTCCTGAATGGTTGGCTGATGTGCCGATGATACGGAATACGGGCTCCGACCGGAGCGATTCTCTGCGGCGTCGTGATGGCGAGACTCGGAACCTGGGCAGATTTCTTTCGCCCCTTCACTCTCATACCGCCACTTCTGGGGATCATTTCCGGTGCCGTCTGTGCGTTCGGTTCGATTCACAATCCTGATCCCGAGAGGGCGGTCACCGTGCCGGTGGTGCTGACCGTCGCCCTCGGATCGCTCTGCGCATCGCTCATGAACGCCGCGTCGAACGGTGTGAATCAGATTTACGATCTCGAGATTGACCGGATCAACAAGCCCCGCCGCCATCTCGTGACCGGACGGATCGGGATCGATGACGCCTGGAAGGTATCGTGGGCCCTCTATGCGATGGCCCTGATTCCGACCTGGCTGGTCGTCGTCCACCCCTACAACACATTTCTCGCCAAGTTGTTCGCACCGCTCGAATGGCATCAGTGTTTCTTTCTCTATCTGGCCGGCCTCCTCTTCACTTTCGTCTACTCTGCTCCGGCCCTCGGCAGGACAAAAGCGAAGGGGATGTGGGCGAACTGGACGATCGCCATCCCCCGGGGCTGCCTTCTCAAGGTTGCCGGCTGGTCGATGGTGGCCTCGATCTGGGCGACCGAGCCATGGTACATCGGTTCGATATTCATGCTGTTTCTGGTGGGGGCGGCGTCGACCAAGGACTTTTCGGATATCGCGGGGGATCGCGCCGGAGGCTGCCGAACGCCTCCGATCATTCATGGCGTTCGAAAGGCAGCGTGGATGATCTCGCCGTTCTTCATCTTTCCCTGGCTGCTGATCTCGATCGGTGCGGTCGTCCGTGATCCCTTTTCGAGGAGTGTACATCCGATTCTGACAGGAAACGCTTCGATTCTTCACGCGCTCACGATCGTACTGGTCGCCTGGGGGTCGTACACGGTCTACCTCCTGCTGCGGGACCCGGACGAGCTTGCCAGAGTCGAGAACCATCCCTCGTGGAGGCACATGTACATGATGCTGATGACCGCGCAGGTCGGGTTCGCGGTCGCCTACGTCGTCTGAGGTTCAGCGCTTCCGGCCGGCCAGGCCGGGCTCACCGGTGTCGATGTCGATGACCGCTCGTTCCGGCTCCACCAGCGAGTCCTCGATCTCGCACCGCCACTTGTCGCCGTCGATCCCCAGAATCTCGTCTCCCGGCGAAATCACGGCGCCTTTTTTCCAGGCGTACTGCGACACGGAGTAGAGGTAGTTGCCGACGTCGTGAGGGTCGTACTCTCTGGTGTGGATCTGAAAGTCGTCCAGGCCGACGGCGGTGAGCCCCAGGGTATCCATGATGATCTCGGGGGTTGGGAGAGGGCGGTCGTTCTCGTCCCGGTCGATTCGGAACAGACGGACGTTGACTGCACCGTACAGCGACTCGGGCCCCTCGTGCTCGAGCGAGCCGATGAAGGCGTCCGGCTCGACCAGCTGTTCGGTCGTGACCCAGTGGATCGCGGCGGGACGCGAGAGATTCGTCGCAGCAACGACGAACTGGTTCATCAGCCTGAGCCGCAGTCTGAAGTCGAGAGTCGTCGCGCGCAGATCCCGGATCGTGACGCGATGCCGCAGCTCGCCGGCGACTCGTCTCGCCTCAGGCCAGCTCCACGACTGTCGTACGGCGGCTCGAAGATGTCCGTCGTCGAGTCGCGATCCCGGCAGCTCGACGACCCACCTCGATTCGGCGTTCCCGAGCTCGTGCGCGCTGAACGCCGCGACCGCTCCGCGATCAGTCTCCGCAAATGTTCCCTCGCCTGAGATGCGGCTCCAGTCCGCGACCGGTGGCTCCCGATAGAGCAGCTCGACCTCGATCGAATGGGCGAACCCTTCTTTGCTACCCGGTTGCTGCGATCGATTTCGAACAAGCGTAGGCACGAACCTGAATCCTCTCACAAAATCATGGCGTTTTGTCCAGCTCGGACGACACGAAACATCTCGAGGCTCGACCAGCGATCGAGCTGCGAATGAATTCGTGTTTCGTGCGGCTCGTACACTGGCAGAGGTGATGCACGATTCGTTCTCGTGAACGACTTTTTCCACGCCCGTATGCGACATCTCACGGCTGCAGCTGCCGGAACGGTCGTCATGATCGTCTACATCTATTTCGGCATGGTCGCCTGGAACTATCGGCAAATGTCCGACGTCCTGCTCAGCGAGCAGTGGCGAAATCCGACGAAGATATTCACGAAGACCGATCAGGAGGAACCAGTCGTCGAGGTCTACGGCGCCGACTGGCGGCAGTCGGAACCTGTGTTGATCGAACAGATTCCGGATCATGTCCAGAAGGCGTTCATCACCGCGGAAGACATTCGATTCGAGCGGCATCTCGGGATTGATCCGATCGGAATGCTGCGGGCTCTGATCGTCAATGTCCGCGCGGGAGCGGTCCGGCAGGGAGGAAGCACGATCACCCAGCAACTCGTCAAGACCAAGCTCCTTTCAAATGAACGTACGTTCGCGAGAAAGCTCGTCGAGGCACCGCTGGCCGTGCATCTCGATCGGAAGCTGTCTAAGAACGCCATCCTCGAGGCGTACCTGAACGAGGTCTACCTCGGGCATTCCGACGGCCGTGCGATTCGAGGGATCGACGAGGCGGCGCCGATCTATTTCTCGACCGGGGTCGAAGATCTGAGCGTGGCGGATGCGGCTCTTCTCGCTGCCATCGTGCGGGCACCGAATCGCGACAATCCCGACAGAAATCCGGAGCTTTCGAAGACGCGCCGCGACAGGGCTCTCGAAACGATGAAAGACGAGGGATTCATCGAAGAAGCCGAGCTCGAACGAGCGAAGGAAGCAGAGGCGAAATTCCGACGAGGCGCACGAACGGAATCGAGCCAGTACCGCTGGTACCTGCGGGGGCTTCGAACAGAGGTCGAGCAGCGCGTCGGAAGGAACGCGCTCGAGCGCGGAGGCCTTCGAATCATCGCCTCGATCGATCCGTCGGCCCAGCGAAGTGCCGAAATCGCGGTTCGCCAGGGCTCGGCGCGCCTGCGAAACCAATACTCCTGGATCCGGAACCCGGAGACGGGCGGACCTCTCCAGATCGCGCTTCTCTCGATCAATCCCTTCGACGGCGGCGTTCAGGCTCTGGTCGGTGGGATCGACGGCGAGTTCGATCGAACCAGACTGATGAGGCGTCAGCCGGGATCCGCGTTCAAGCCGTTCGTCTATTACCAGGCAATTGCTTCGAAGAGGATCTCCGCTTCGACTTTGATCGAGGATCTGCCGCTCGAGGTGGACATGGGAGGTGGCGAAGTCTGGACGCCCCACAACTACGATGAGAAATTTCATGGCCGGGTGACGGTCCGGACCGCGTTCGAGCACTCGCTCAACGTCCCTGCCGTGCGAATCGCGGAGGATACGGGACGGGGCGAAGTCATTCGGACGGCGCAGCGTTTCGGACTC is part of the Acidobacteriota bacterium genome and encodes:
- a CDS encoding PBP1A family penicillin-binding protein, whose product is MRHLTAAAAGTVVMIVYIYFGMVAWNYRQMSDVLLSEQWRNPTKIFTKTDQEEPVVEVYGADWRQSEPVLIEQIPDHVQKAFITAEDIRFERHLGIDPIGMLRALIVNVRAGAVRQGGSTITQQLVKTKLLSNERTFARKLVEAPLAVHLDRKLSKNAILEAYLNEVYLGHSDGRAIRGIDEAAPIYFSTGVEDLSVADAALLAAIVRAPNRDNPDRNPELSKTRRDRALETMKDEGFIEEAELERAKEAEAKFRRGARTESSQYRWYLRGLRTEVEQRVGRNALERGGLRIIASIDPSAQRSAEIAVRQGSARLRNQYSWIRNPETGGPLQIALLSINPFDGGVQALVGGIDGEFDRTRLMRRQPGSAFKPFVYYQAIASKRISASTLIEDLPLEVDMGGGEVWTPHNYDEKFHGRVTVRTAFEHSLNVPAVRIAEDTGRGEVIRTAQRFGLDSDFSAVPALALGVEEVSPWELTSAYTTFPNLGTRVEPHFAARIENSDGRVLWEHEPRPVKVTDPAPAYVMHSLLRGVVQRGTARRLQQYGLGYVAGKTGTTSDYRDAWFVGYTPEMVTTVWVGFDDGSPLRLSSSEAALPIWGRYMNDFEPKRRNIEPPNGVNILQVDPETGYIWQEGCPGPREEVFLPDTEPARKCPRGIFGKYARDLMINPELAEEPAAITLDKFRRWSDEAEQGRRTFQRRLKKWRDRIEEIFD
- a CDS encoding UbiA family prenyltransferase, translated to MARLGTWADFFRPFTLIPPLLGIISGAVCAFGSIHNPDPERAVTVPVVLTVALGSLCASLMNAASNGVNQIYDLEIDRINKPRRHLVTGRIGIDDAWKVSWALYAMALIPTWLVVVHPYNTFLAKLFAPLEWHQCFFLYLAGLLFTFVYSAPALGRTKAKGMWANWTIAIPRGCLLKVAGWSMVASIWATEPWYIGSIFMLFLVGAASTKDFSDIAGDRAGGCRTPPIIHGVRKAAWMISPFFIFPWLLISIGAVVRDPFSRSVHPILTGNASILHALTIVLVAWGSYTVYLLLRDPDELARVENHPSWRHMYMMLMTAQVGFAVAYVV
- a CDS encoding NYN domain-containing protein, which encodes MNDEAKIALFMDFENIALGVRDAKHKKFEIDLVLERILEKGKLIVKKAYCDWERYQEYKRPIHEAAIEMIEIPARAYSGKNSADIRMAVDAMDMAWSKEHIDVFVIVSGDSDFSPLVSKLKENNKFVIGVGVKNSSSDLLIANCDEFIFYEDLVRGKQDTMKVGSGDDKENEVFELLLESIKALMRENKEILWGSMIKQTMQRKKPTFNEGYYGYDTFSELLEDAEKKGFIKMKKDVKSGTWIITGFAKNPFKREAARK
- a CDS encoding DUF4261 domain-containing protein translates to MPTLVRNRSQQPGSKEGFAHSIEVELLYREPPVADWSRISGEGTFAETDRGAVAAFSAHELGNAESRWVVELPGSRLDDGHLRAAVRQSWSWPEARRVAGELRHRVTIRDLRATTLDFRLRLRLMNQFVVAATNLSRPAAIHWVTTEQLVEPDAFIGSLEHEGPESLYGAVNVRLFRIDRDENDRPLPTPEIIMDTLGLTAVGLDDFQIHTREYDPHDVGNYLYSVSQYAWKKGAVISPGDEILGIDGDKWRCEIEDSLVEPERAVIDIDTGEPGLAGRKR